The Peromyscus leucopus breed LL Stock chromosome 4, UCI_PerLeu_2.1, whole genome shotgun sequence genome segment GCTGGCAGCTGAGTGTTTCTGAGTCACAGGCTGGCTCAGAACTGGGTCCCGCAGTGGGCACAGACCCAGACCTTGGGTCCTAAGGGACACAGCATTGCCAAGAGGCAGGTCAGAAGCCGCTGTAGAGGAAGACGGGCAAGACTCCGAGGAGGAGGTATTTTGAGTTGGTCCTTGAAGGGTTGTTGTGGTTGATGAATTCTAGGTGGTAGACAGCTGAGCAAAGGCAGGGACTGGAAAGCCAgagcttcattcattcatccattcatgcattcattcagtAAGTGATTATTTGTGTCGTCGAGGGCACTGGGGAGACAGCAGAGAACACAAGACCCGTCACCTCTCCCGGATCTCTACAGTGAGTGTGAGGTGGAGTACAGGCTAGCATCCAGCCAGTCACAGTAGTGATTCCTAAGGGAAAGCTGTGGAAGGGGGAGGCTCCCTGGGAGGGCTCCCCTTGGCGATAGCCACACTGAGAGTTGAAATGAGTGGTGTTCATCCCAGAGGGAAAGACAAGAAGGCCACCCACTGCATTCAGGCACAGCCAGCAGTACATTCAGGGGGCCCGAGACAGGCAAAGcagatgagaggagaggagaggggtgggggacgGGGATAAGGAGGGAAGTAGGGGGCTGGGTCTGCTCCTGGGCCCAGAAGCTGCAGGACTCTGTTCTGAAGGCAGAGGGCTGGAGGTCACATGCCTAGCAGAGACTTGATTGCCCAGCTCTGGTCGTGGCTGTGACTTCTAGGTAGCCATGGAGGGGAGTGCAGAGGGAACTTGTCACATGATAGGACTGGCAGCCAGGACCCTGGCAGCCGGCCCCAGGACCACTCTAACCCTACAGAAAGGTGTGCCGCCTGCTCATTTCCCCACGGTGACACTGAGAATCAGAGACTGGGGATGTGCCCAGTCTCAAGGGAGAGCTGGGGCCACTGGGTGTACCGTGTCTGTCAGCCCTGAGGAGGCACAGGACCCTCCctgtcttttcccttcctcccagagtACGCTGCCATCAACTCCATGTTGGATCAGATCAACTCTTGTCTGGACCACCTGGAGGAGAAGAATGACCACCTCCATGCCCGCCTCCAGGAGCTGCTGGAGTCCAACCGGCAGACACGCCTGGAATTCCAGCAACAGTTTGGGGAGGACCCCAGTGATGCCAGCCCCTAGCTGCCAGGAGCCCCCAAGCAGGCCCCACCCTCACCTCTTTAGGCCATGTTCTGGCCTGGGTAGATACTACCTGGCTTAGACACCATCTCAGGTACTGGCCTTCAGATCCCCAGTGGGTCTACCAGCCTGGACCAGGCCCCACTGCCCATCATCCCTTCTGGAGCCAGGTGTGATCCTACAACTTACTTGTCTGCCTGCCcacctctcgcccccctcccctcccctccctccaggacTGAGTGTCCATATTAAAGAGATCTCCCACACCACTGtccctcttgtctctctctctctctctctctctcttttttttttttttttttttttttttggtttttcgagacagggtttctctgtgtacctttggagcctttcctggaactcactctgtagcccaggctggcctcgaactcacagagatccacctgcctctgcctcccgagtgctgggtttaaaggcgtgtgccaccaccgcccggcccctctTGTCTCTTTGTGCCAGGGTTAAGGACCCCAGTAGCCCCTGGAGGCAAATGGAGCAGGCTGTGGCTGGTGGGCATGTGATAGGGCTGGGGTTCTTTTGTTTCTGATCCAGGGGTAAAGGCAAGGTCCCTACCCTGTGTGCTGCCggccagcagctgcttcccagccTGGCTGAGTC includes the following:
- the C4H9orf16 gene encoding UPF0184 protein C9orf16 homolog; the encoded protein is MSGPNGDLGMPMDVEMEDESDSFGEAEYAAINSMLDQINSCLDHLEEKNDHLHARLQELLESNRQTRLEFQQQFGEDPSDASP